From Pseudorca crassidens isolate mPseCra1 chromosome 15, mPseCra1.hap1, whole genome shotgun sequence, one genomic window encodes:
- the CRAMP1 gene encoding protein cramped-like isoform X5: protein MVKNKEQVRHFYYRTWHKITKYIDFDNVFSRGLKKSSQELYGLICYGELRKKIGGCMDDKNATKLNELIQAGATTVRYKGRNLRIKAPMCRALKKLCDPDGLSDEEDQKPVRLPLKVPVELQPRNNHAWARVQSLAQNPRLRMIVELHRKVSSLIEFLKQKWALHEVRVRKTFEEQQLQDSFMEPSQEKVALHLFPGENCTLTPLPGVARVVHSKAFCTVHWQEGGRCKQSTKDTHSLPPAQILGIQSGQGTARGQLKCPRGGAEAKGGGRPPPSTDALQSSGESSPESAPGEGAAASFSSPDASDRLPPGLQDAGGQLEKTPAAAAAEGGDGPARESRPLACACGQLPDLEDELSLLDPFPRYMKSCQDLIIPEQCRCADSRPSGCPSPETLIPSSAEVADLARARAPSPVRVPPGPEPQPSPGLQPDVCTKDLADAPAEEPQEKASPLDPPPPQGQPAVKPPKDVPASRFAQQLREEGWNLQTSESLTLAEVYLMMGKPNKLQLEYDWLAVLGPEGQALGGQAQGSRAGSPPTTFHKQRLLSCLLKLISTEVNPRLAPEANTGSTASVRPVQEEQSTTPPGKVVTVSTRSPRCPRNQAALRHGKTFSPSSTPCSSGLRNPPRPLLVAGPSSAGSGDSDGGLFAVPTTLPPNSRHGKLFSPNKETELTFRQHLNSISMQSDFFLPKPRKLRNRHLRKPLVVQRTLLPRPSENQSHNVCSFSILSNSSITGRGSFRPIQSSLTKAALSRPIVPKVLPPQAPGHLASAIDLAAKSAGIIPGSPLPVLDADGLSGISPLSSDEVTVTVSGQDSTGTHQNGDPIPAVGGTSDPFISVPSRQETVADGFQYLSPQNSPVLSLSELSKAPLHNGLSTPLASSEASSTRLSPPNVSALLDISLPGPPEDVLSQGEPATQISDSIIEIAISSGQYSEGVPLSPAKLNGSDSSKSLPSPSSSPQPDWIASPTHDPQWCPSDPTDSSLSSLFASFISPEKSRKMLPTPVGTNSGTSLLGPSLLDGNSRDSFVSRSLADVAEVVDSQLVCMMNENSIDYISRFNDLAQELSIAEPGRREVLFDGGGGGPPVGDLSQ from the exons GGCCACCACAGTCCGGTACAAAGGGAGGAACCTGCGGATCAAAGCGCCCATGTGCCGTGCCCTGAAGAAGCTCTGTGACCCGGACG GCTTGAGTGACGAAGAGGACCAGAAGCCAGTGCGCCTGCCCCTGAAAGTCCCCGTAGAGCTGCAGCCACGGAACAACCATGCCTGGGCCCGCGTGCAGAGCCTCGCACAGAACCCGCGGCTCAG GATGATCGTGGAGCTCCATCGAAAGGTCTCCAGCCTCATCGAGTTCCTGAAGCAGAAGTGGGCACTTCATGAAGTGCGAGTT CGGAAGACGTTTGAGGAGCAGCAGCTGCAGGACTCGTTCATGGAGCCATCGCAGGAGAAGGTGGCACTTCACCTGTTCCCGGGGGAGAACTGCACCCTGACCCCGCTGCCGGGCGTGGCCCGAGTGGTACACTCAAAGGCCTTCTGCACGGTGCACTGGCAGGAGGGTGGCCGGTGCAAGCAGAGCACCAAGGACACCCACTCGCTGCCCCCAGCCCAGATCCTGGGCATCCAGAGCGGGCAGGGCACAGCCAGGGGCCAGCTGAAGTGCCCACGGGGCGGCGCCGAGGCCAAGGGCGGGGGGcggccccctccctccaccgATGCTTTGCAGAGCTCTGGGGAGAGTTCCCCTGAAAGTgcacctggggagggggctgctgcaAGTTTCAGCAGCCCGGATGCCTCTGACAGGCTTCCCCCTGGGCTCCAGGATGCTGGTGGACAGCTTGAGAAGACCCCTGCGGCCGCTGCTGCAGAGGGTGGGGACGGCCCTGCCCGAGAGTCCAGGCCCCTGGCGTGTGCCTGTGGCCAGCTCCCAGACCTGGAAGATGAGCTCTCCCTCCTCGACCCCTTCCCCCGCTATATGAAGTCCTGTCAGGACCTCATCATCCCTGAGCAGTGCCGCTGCGCAGACTCACGGCCTTCAGGGTGCCCCTCCCCAGAGACCCTCATCCCCAGCAGCGCAGAGGTGGCCGACCTCGCCCGGGCCAGGGCACCATCCCCCGTCCGCGTCCCTCCCGGCCCAGAGCCTCAGCCCAGCCCCGGGCTCCAGCCGGACGTTTGCACTAAAGACTTGGCGGACGCGCCTGCGGAGGAGCCCCAGGAGAAGGCGAGCCCCTTGGACCCCCCGCCACCTCAGGGTCAGCCTGCCGTCAAGCCTCCGAAGGACGTCCCTGCCAGCCGGTTCGCCCAGCAGCTCCGCGAGGAGGGCTGGAACCTGCAGACCTCTGAAAGCCTCACGCTGGCTGAAGTCTACCTCATGATGGGCAAGCCCAACAAGCTGCAGCTAGAGTACGACTGGCTGGCAGTGCTGGGCCCTGagggccaggccctgggagggCAGGCCCAGGGCTCCCGGGCCGGCTCCCCGCCTACCACCTTCCACAAGCAGCGCCTCCTCAGCTGCCTCCTGAAGCTCATCTCCACCGAGGTCAACCCCAGGCTG GCTCCAGAAGCGAACACTGGCTCCACGGCCTCAGTGAGGCCCGTCCAGGAGGAGCAGTCGACGACGCCCCCGGGGAAGGTGGTGACTGTCAGCACCCGCAGCCCACGCTGCCCTCGAAACCAGGCTGCCCTCCGTCACGGCAAGACCTTCTCCCCCAGCTCCACACCTTGCTCCTCAG GTTTGAGAAACCCCCCGAGGCCCCTCTTGGTGGCTGGTCCCTCCAGTGCCGGAAGTGGTGACTCAGATGGTGGCCTTTTTGCTGTCCCGACAACTTTGCCACCCAACAGCCGACACGGGAAGCTCTTCTCTCCCAACAAGGAAACAGAATTGACGTTCCGTCAGCATCTGAACTCCATCAGC ATGCAGTCGGATTTCTTCCTGCCAAAGCCCAGGAAGCTGCGGAACCGGCACCTGCGGAAGCCGTTGGTGGTCCAG AGAACACTGCTTCCTAGACCGTCTGAAAACCAGTCCCACAATGTCTGTTCCTTCTCCATCCTGTCGAATTCTTCCATAACTG GGAGAGGCTCCTTCCGGCCCATTCAGTCCTCCCTGACCAAAGCGGCTCTGTCCCGGCCGATTGTGCCCAAGGTCCTgccaccccaggccccaggccaccTGGCCA GCGCTATCGACTTAGCAGCTAAAAGCGCCGGCATCATCCCTGGGAGCCCCCTCCCCGTCCTGGATGCCGATGGCTTGTCTGGCATCTCCCCGCTGTCTTCAGATGAGGTGACGGTGACTGTCTCGGGGCAGGACTCCACCGGCACCCACCAGAATGGAGACCCCATCCCCGCTGTAGGG GGCACAAGCGACCCGTTCATCAGTGTCCCCTCGAGGCAGGAGACGGTGGCAGACGGTTTCCAG TATCTGTCTCCGCAGAACTCGCCCGTTCTCTCCTTATCCGAGCTGTCCAAGGCTCCTCTCCACAATGGGCTCTCCACACCGTTGGCCTCGTCGGAGGCCTCCAGCACCCGGCTCTCTCCGCCCAACGTCTCTGCTCTGCTGGACATCTCCCTGCCCGGCCCGCCCGAGGACGTGCTCTCGCAGGGAGAGCCCGCCACGCAGATCAGCGACTCCATCATCGAGATCGCCATCAGCTCCGGCCAGTACA GTGAAGGAGTCCCTCTTTCTCCAGCAAAACTGAACGGCAGTGACAGTTCCAAGAGTCTCCCCTCCCCGTCCAGCAGCCCCCAGCCAGACTGGATCGCCTCCCCGACCCACGACCCCCAGTGGTGCCCCAGCGACCCCACGGACTCCTCACTCAGCAGCTTGTTTG cGAGCTTCATCTCCCCAGAGAAGAGCCGGAAGATGCTGCCAACCCCTGTCGGAACCAACAGCGGCACCTCCCTTCTGGGCCCCAGCCTGCTGGATGGCAACTCTCGCGACTCGTTTGTGTCCCGGTCCCTGGCTGATGTCGCCGAG GTTGTGGATTCCCAGCTGGTGTGCATGATGAACGAAAACAGCATCGATTACATATCCCGGTTCAACGATCTGGCCCAAGAGCTGTCCATCGCTGAGCCTGGCCGCCGAGAGGTTCTGTTTGATGGCGGTGGAGGTGGCCCCCCGGTCGGTGACCTGTCCCAGTGA